One Synechococcus sp. CC9605 genomic window carries:
- the nadA gene encoding quinolinate synthase NadA, with protein MSADTALVAAINRLRQDRNAVILAHYYQEPEIQDIADFVGDSLELSRKAASTDADVIVFCGVHFMAETAKILSPEKTVVLPDLEAGCSLADDCPADEFARFRAEHPDHFVVSYINCTAAVKAQSDLICTSSNAVDLVNQLPADQPVLFAPDQNLGRWVQQQSGRELTLWPGRCIVHETFSEEAVLALKHEHPTAEVIAHPECQQNLLDLADFIGSTSKLLNYAEESSCESFIVLTEPGILHQMQQRVPEKTLLDVPGIDGCSCNACPYMRLNTLEKLKACLETLTPAIEMDEPMRLKAMKPMQRMLEMSR; from the coding sequence ATGAGCGCTGACACCGCCCTTGTTGCGGCGATCAACCGGCTCCGCCAGGACCGCAATGCCGTGATCCTGGCGCACTACTACCAGGAACCGGAGATACAGGACATCGCCGATTTCGTTGGTGACTCCCTGGAGCTGTCGCGCAAGGCCGCCAGCACGGATGCCGATGTGATCGTGTTCTGCGGCGTGCACTTCATGGCGGAGACCGCCAAGATTCTCAGCCCGGAAAAGACGGTGGTGCTGCCGGATCTAGAGGCCGGTTGCTCTCTGGCGGACGACTGCCCCGCTGATGAGTTCGCCCGCTTTCGTGCAGAACACCCCGACCACTTTGTGGTGAGTTACATCAACTGCACGGCAGCAGTGAAGGCGCAAAGCGATCTGATCTGCACCAGCAGCAATGCGGTTGATCTGGTGAACCAACTGCCTGCCGATCAGCCCGTTCTGTTCGCCCCGGATCAGAACCTGGGGCGCTGGGTTCAGCAACAGAGCGGTCGCGAGCTGACCCTCTGGCCAGGACGCTGCATCGTTCATGAGACCTTCAGCGAAGAGGCCGTTCTGGCCCTCAAGCACGAACATCCCACGGCTGAAGTGATCGCCCACCCCGAGTGCCAGCAGAACCTGCTGGACCTGGCGGATTTCATTGGATCCACCAGCAAGCTGTTGAACTACGCCGAAGAGAGCTCCTGCGAAAGCTTCATCGTTCTGACGGAACCAGGGATCCTCCATCAGATGCAGCAACGGGTTCCGGAGAAAACCCTGCTCGACGTGCCAGGGATCGATGGATGCAGCTGCAATGCCTGCCCCTACATGCGTCTCAACACCCTGGAAAAACTGAAGGCATGCCTGGAGACCCTCACGCCTGCGATCGAGATGGATGAACCGATGCGTCTGAAGGCCATGAAACCCATGCAGCGCATGCTTGAGATGAGCCGGTGA
- a CDS encoding ligase-associated DNA damage response exonuclease — protein sequence MIERTPDGLYCRAAKAWVDPWRPVPRALITHAHADHARPGCGEYWAVASSEGVLRQRLGKDITLNPVAYGEEHWLGQCKVSFHSAGHVLGSAQIRLESEGVVWLVSGDYKRDDDPSCEPFEPVRCDVLITEATFGMPIYRWQSGEQVAKDIHAWWSGDRTRPSLLFCYAFGKAQRLLAELKAIGVEEEVLLHGAVETVTRHYREAGVPMTPSRPVSELTRKDPLHGRLILAPPSAHRSSWMRRFKSPQTAFASGWMAVRGARRRRGYERGFVLSDHADWPGLIQTVRDSGARKVYVTHGQSDVLARYLREVEGVDAEPLETLFEGESD from the coding sequence TTGATCGAACGCACGCCTGATGGGTTGTACTGCCGAGCCGCAAAAGCTTGGGTTGACCCGTGGCGTCCAGTACCTCGGGCCCTGATCACCCACGCCCATGCCGACCACGCCCGACCCGGATGCGGGGAGTACTGGGCTGTGGCCTCAAGTGAAGGGGTTCTGCGCCAAAGGCTGGGCAAAGACATCACGCTTAACCCGGTGGCCTACGGCGAAGAACACTGGCTGGGGCAATGCAAGGTGTCGTTTCACAGCGCAGGACACGTGCTTGGTTCAGCGCAGATCCGCCTGGAATCGGAGGGGGTGGTGTGGCTGGTGAGCGGTGATTACAAACGTGATGACGACCCCAGCTGCGAACCCTTTGAACCGGTGCGCTGCGATGTGCTGATCACCGAAGCCACCTTCGGGATGCCGATCTATCGCTGGCAGAGCGGTGAACAGGTGGCCAAGGACATCCATGCCTGGTGGAGCGGTGATCGCACCAGGCCGTCACTGCTGTTCTGCTACGCCTTCGGCAAAGCCCAACGCTTGCTGGCTGAGCTGAAGGCCATCGGCGTCGAGGAGGAGGTGCTACTGCACGGCGCCGTAGAAACCGTAACCCGCCACTACCGCGAGGCGGGAGTTCCCATGACCCCCAGCCGTCCCGTCAGCGAACTGACCCGCAAGGATCCGCTCCACGGGCGTTTGATCCTGGCCCCGCCATCGGCCCATCGCTCCAGCTGGATGCGTCGGTTCAAGTCACCTCAAACAGCCTTTGCCTCCGGCTGGATGGCCGTGCGCGGAGCGCGCAGACGGCGGGGCTATGAGCGGGGCTTCGTGCTCAGTGACCATGCCGACTGGCCTGGGCTGATCCAGACCGTTCGGGACAGCGGCGCCCGAAAGGTATACGTCACCCATGGCCAGAGCGATGTTCTAGCCCGCTACCTGCGGGAGGTGGAGGGTGTGGATGCGGAGCCGCTGGAGACCCTGTTCGAAGGGGAATCGGACTAG
- a CDS encoding ATP-dependent DNA ligase, with protein sequence MRAFQDLFNQLDQVTGTKAKVQALVDHFQGVEPGEAAWALTLLLGKRRRRLITGRRLRDILRDRGGLPDWLIDDCYGQVGDSAETISLLWPAVQERVEATDPGLPRAEGDRPLSWWMDTLLPAISTRSDEDQANAVIWLWHRTPLDQHFIVNKLLTGGFRVGVSTGLISRAIAEAFDLEESLVVQRLMGGFEPSAERFRQLTDSATADEHRSSGTPYPFYLASPLEPERLRETSANEWQLEWKWDGIRGQLIHRGSGVYLWSRGEELVNESFPELVEVAQALPSGSVLDGELICWQQNAAQPLGFDQLQRRLGRKTVGATLKRDCPMRFIAYDLLEHQGTDIRQLGLRQRQQHLTQLLGSIEHPDSWRLKQSPSWSINTWEELEKQRNLARQHNAEGLMLKQADSPYLSGRKRGNWWKHKLEPMTLDAVLLYAQAGSGRRANLFTDYTFGLWSNTEEPQLVTFAKAYSGLNDAEILELDRWIRRNTLQRFGPARSLKTELVFEIGFEGIHPSKRHKSGIAVRFPRILRWRRDKPADEADSLQTAMALIENR encoded by the coding sequence ATGCGGGCCTTTCAGGACCTGTTCAATCAACTGGATCAGGTCACGGGCACCAAGGCCAAGGTGCAGGCGCTGGTGGACCACTTTCAGGGGGTCGAGCCAGGCGAAGCGGCCTGGGCGTTGACGCTGCTGTTGGGCAAACGACGCCGGCGGCTGATCACCGGTCGCCGACTCCGCGACATCCTGCGAGACCGCGGCGGTCTTCCGGATTGGCTGATCGACGACTGCTATGGCCAGGTGGGCGACTCAGCCGAAACCATCAGCCTGCTCTGGCCTGCCGTGCAAGAGCGGGTGGAAGCGACCGATCCCGGTCTACCCAGAGCTGAAGGGGATAGGCCCCTGAGCTGGTGGATGGACACACTGCTGCCGGCCATCAGCACCAGAAGCGATGAGGACCAAGCCAATGCGGTGATCTGGCTGTGGCATCGAACCCCGCTCGACCAGCACTTCATCGTCAACAAACTGCTCACGGGAGGGTTCCGTGTCGGCGTGTCGACGGGCCTGATCAGCCGCGCCATCGCCGAGGCGTTTGATCTCGAGGAAAGCCTGGTGGTGCAACGGCTGATGGGGGGCTTTGAGCCCTCGGCCGAGCGCTTCAGGCAACTCACCGACAGCGCAACCGCAGATGAACACCGTTCCAGTGGCACCCCTTACCCCTTTTATCTCGCCAGTCCCCTGGAGCCCGAACGACTGCGGGAGACATCCGCAAACGAATGGCAACTTGAGTGGAAATGGGATGGGATCCGCGGTCAGCTGATCCACCGCGGTTCCGGCGTCTACCTCTGGAGCCGTGGAGAAGAATTGGTCAACGAGAGCTTCCCTGAGCTGGTTGAGGTGGCTCAGGCCTTGCCGTCAGGAAGCGTTCTGGACGGCGAACTGATCTGCTGGCAGCAGAACGCAGCTCAACCACTTGGTTTTGATCAGCTGCAACGACGTCTCGGCCGCAAAACCGTTGGGGCAACATTGAAACGCGACTGCCCGATGCGGTTCATCGCCTACGACCTGCTGGAACATCAGGGCACGGACATTCGCCAGCTGGGATTACGGCAGCGTCAGCAGCATCTGACTCAGCTGCTGGGCAGCATCGAGCATCCTGATTCGTGGCGGTTGAAGCAGAGCCCGTCCTGGTCGATCAACACCTGGGAAGAGCTTGAGAAACAACGGAACCTGGCGCGTCAACACAACGCCGAAGGGCTGATGCTCAAACAAGCGGATTCGCCTTATCTCAGCGGGCGCAAACGCGGCAACTGGTGGAAACACAAGCTGGAGCCGATGACCCTCGATGCGGTGCTCCTGTATGCCCAGGCCGGCAGTGGGCGACGCGCCAACCTCTTCACCGATTACACCTTCGGCCTGTGGAGCAACACGGAAGAACCGCAGCTGGTGACTTTTGCCAAGGCTTATTCAGGCCTCAATGATGCCGAAATCCTCGAACTGGACCGCTGGATCCGCCGCAACACCCTGCAGCGCTTCGGGCCAGCACGGTCCCTGAAAACCGAGCTGGTGTTTGAAATCGGCTTTGAGGGCATCCACCCCTCAAAACGCCATAAATCAGGCATCGCCGTGCGTTTCCCGCGCATCCTGCGCTGGCGACGCGACAAACCTGCCGATGAAGCGGATTCACTCCAGACCGCGATGGCATTGATCGAGAACCGTTGA
- a CDS encoding ligase-associated DNA damage response DEXH box helicase translates to MAASKAKAKAKAKPTTNDPRLNPIHAWFAQRNWTPLPFQQETWNAYLAGRNGLIQVPTGSGKTFAAVMGPMARMLAEEQPLKGIRLVYITPLRALSRDLSLAIREPIEAMGWPIRVGIRNGDSSSSERTKQLKAPPQILVTTPESLALLLSNAKAEELFGQLETVILDEWHELMGSKRGSQTELCLSWLRQLRPQLQTWAISATIGNIEQAARHALGTAGEPQLIGGAPARSTEIRSILPDTIDGFPWAGHLGLRMYEELVARLNPGISTLLFTNTRNQSERWHQCLRFACPEMEKGLALHHSAIDRSEREAIEASVKAGSIRWVVCTSSLDLGVDFQPVEQVVQIGSPKNLARLLQRAGRSAHLPGGTSQVLFMPTNALELLELSAVRRGLVEGLVEQRKPPKAPLDVLLQHLTGLACGPGFNPEHTLQTVRSCAAYADLSQDDWDWCMLFLEQGGECLGAYPRYRKLEWEETSQRYRVREKAIARLHRLNVGTITAAPAITVRFVRGAVLGHVEETFISQLKPKDVFFFSGRQLEFVRLRDMTAYVKVSTKKTRTVPAWAGGQMALSDLLTHHLRLEVDRASRGDLDNAELQALKPLFDRQQDISVLPTVGQLLIETCRTREGTHLFAYPFEGRFVHEGIGFLWASRLTRLERGTITVSVNDYGFELLAPKSYPMAELLEDHIDLLLDRQQLERDLKNALNLSELQRRRFRAIAQIAGLMNRGFPRSSKSTGQLQISASLLFDVFSRHEPNNRLLLQAQQEVLDDQLEISRLEAALKRAASQEWLHVETPRPSPLAFPLLVERLNNRMSNESVLERVQRMKDEAIRKEG, encoded by the coding sequence ATGGCAGCTTCAAAAGCGAAGGCGAAGGCAAAGGCCAAACCAACAACCAACGACCCTCGCTTGAACCCGATTCATGCCTGGTTCGCGCAGAGAAACTGGACACCGCTGCCGTTTCAGCAGGAGACATGGAACGCCTATCTAGCGGGGCGGAATGGGTTAATCCAAGTGCCCACGGGATCGGGCAAAACCTTCGCCGCTGTTATGGGACCGATGGCGCGGATGTTGGCGGAGGAGCAGCCGTTGAAAGGAATACGTCTCGTCTACATCACGCCCTTGCGGGCCCTCAGCCGCGACTTGTCGCTGGCGATCCGCGAGCCGATCGAGGCGATGGGGTGGCCGATTCGGGTGGGCATCCGCAATGGCGACAGCAGCAGCAGCGAACGCACTAAACAGCTCAAGGCGCCGCCACAGATTCTGGTGACAACTCCGGAGTCCCTCGCCCTGCTGCTTAGCAACGCCAAGGCCGAAGAGCTGTTTGGCCAACTCGAGACGGTGATCCTCGATGAATGGCACGAGTTGATGGGCAGCAAACGGGGCAGCCAGACCGAGCTGTGCCTGAGCTGGTTGCGGCAGCTGCGTCCCCAGCTCCAGACCTGGGCCATCAGTGCCACCATCGGCAACATCGAGCAGGCGGCGCGCCATGCCCTGGGGACGGCAGGCGAACCGCAGCTGATCGGGGGTGCGCCAGCCCGCAGCACGGAGATTCGGAGCATCCTTCCAGACACGATCGATGGCTTCCCCTGGGCTGGACACCTCGGTTTGCGTATGTACGAGGAGCTGGTGGCCCGCCTCAATCCCGGCATCAGCACCTTGCTGTTCACCAACACCCGCAATCAGTCAGAGCGTTGGCACCAGTGTCTGCGCTTCGCATGCCCGGAAATGGAGAAGGGATTGGCCCTGCACCACAGCGCGATTGATCGCAGTGAGCGGGAAGCGATCGAAGCCTCCGTGAAAGCCGGCAGCATTCGTTGGGTGGTCTGCACAAGCTCTCTGGATCTCGGGGTGGACTTCCAGCCCGTGGAACAGGTAGTGCAGATCGGGAGCCCCAAGAATCTGGCTCGGCTGCTTCAGCGGGCAGGGCGGTCAGCGCACTTGCCCGGCGGAACATCCCAAGTACTGTTCATGCCCACCAATGCCCTTGAACTGCTTGAACTCAGTGCCGTGCGGCGGGGGCTGGTGGAGGGTCTGGTGGAACAACGCAAGCCGCCGAAAGCCCCTCTTGATGTGCTGCTGCAGCACCTCACAGGGTTGGCCTGCGGCCCTGGCTTCAATCCCGAGCACACGTTGCAGACCGTGCGGAGCTGTGCCGCCTACGCCGATCTGAGTCAGGACGACTGGGACTGGTGCATGCTGTTTCTCGAGCAGGGCGGAGAGTGCCTGGGGGCCTATCCCCGTTACCGCAAGCTCGAGTGGGAGGAGACAAGCCAGCGCTACCGGGTTCGAGAAAAGGCCATCGCCCGGCTGCACCGTCTCAACGTTGGAACGATCACAGCCGCACCAGCGATCACCGTGCGGTTTGTCCGTGGTGCCGTTCTCGGCCATGTGGAGGAGACCTTCATCAGCCAGCTCAAACCGAAGGATGTGTTCTTCTTCTCCGGCCGCCAGCTGGAATTCGTGCGGCTGCGGGACATGACCGCTTACGTGAAAGTGAGCACCAAGAAGACGCGCACGGTGCCTGCCTGGGCAGGGGGACAGATGGCCCTCTCCGATCTGCTGACCCATCACCTGCGTCTCGAGGTGGACCGTGCCAGCCGGGGTGATCTCGACAACGCTGAACTGCAGGCTCTGAAACCCCTGTTTGATCGACAACAGGACATCTCAGTGCTGCCGACGGTTGGTCAGCTGTTGATTGAGACCTGTCGCACCCGCGAAGGCACGCACCTGTTTGCCTACCCCTTTGAAGGACGGTTCGTACATGAGGGCATCGGCTTCCTCTGGGCGTCGCGACTCACCCGTCTGGAGCGAGGCACGATCACGGTGTCGGTGAACGACTATGGCTTTGAGCTGTTGGCACCAAAGAGCTACCCCATGGCGGAGCTGCTGGAGGACCACATCGATCTGCTGCTCGATCGGCAACAACTGGAGCGGGATCTGAAGAACGCACTGAATCTTTCCGAGCTGCAACGGCGACGCTTCCGCGCTATCGCCCAGATCGCTGGTCTGATGAACCGCGGCTTCCCTAGATCGAGCAAAAGCACCGGCCAACTTCAGATCAGTGCCTCGCTGCTGTTCGATGTGTTCAGCCGCCATGAACCGAACAATCGCTTGCTGCTGCAGGCCCAACAGGAAGTGCTCGATGACCAGTTGGAGATCTCACGCCTGGAGGCTGCCTTGAAACGTGCTGCAAGCCAGGAATGGCTGCACGTTGAAACCCCTCGCCCCAGCCCGCTGGCCTTTCCGCTGCTGGTGGAACGGCTCAACAACAGGATGAGCAATGAATCCGTTTTGGAGCGGGTTCAGCGGATGAAGGACGAGGCCATCCGCAAAGAGGGTTGA
- a CDS encoding DUF3598 family protein: MFGLAVVEPGLSRADGSARGSITTAALTTEKQAAEGNWHAFWNNHLGIWKGSWTRYTSKGDVKESFASTREFTANSAATEIVQNNRYRYTDGRSRHKQWSYNVKDHNQRDGFAHPASIPMRGLALDNGAAAWLIPIVGAKPVHTV, encoded by the coding sequence TTGTTTGGCCTGGCTGTTGTTGAGCCAGGTTTGAGCCGAGCCGATGGATCGGCACGCGGGTCAATCACCACAGCAGCATTAACAACGGAAAAGCAGGCAGCAGAAGGAAATTGGCATGCCTTTTGGAACAACCACCTGGGGATATGGAAAGGCAGCTGGACGCGCTACACGTCGAAAGGAGACGTCAAAGAAAGCTTCGCCAGCACACGCGAATTCACCGCCAACTCAGCCGCGACGGAGATCGTTCAAAACAATCGATACCGCTATACGGACGGTCGCTCAAGACACAAGCAATGGTCCTACAACGTCAAAGATCACAATCAACGGGATGGTTTTGCTCATCCAGCCAGCATTCCCATGCGCGGGCTTGCTCTCGACAATGGTGCCGCTGCCTGGTTGATCCCAATCGTTGGAGCCAAACCAGTTCACACCGTTTGA
- a CDS encoding DUF3598 family protein: MEPNQFTPFELFLMDGDRRHSVGVLFEKDGALLRTATIREQRGNASTDGWTDAIDQVEPWHLVGPWQGQGRQILKDLSRLPSSTTFWQWIAPGESDQSNHYLPDRIILRCPKRITPMQPFSIQVIWMLRDDAMQTITAEYDKDLELIDVTHQSLSPGTLPN; this comes from the coding sequence TTGGAGCCAAACCAGTTCACACCGTTTGAGCTGTTTCTGATGGATGGCGACCGTCGCCACAGCGTGGGAGTGCTCTTTGAGAAAGATGGGGCGTTACTTCGCACCGCCACGATCAGAGAACAACGGGGCAACGCCTCAACCGATGGTTGGACAGACGCCATCGATCAGGTGGAACCGTGGCATCTCGTCGGCCCATGGCAAGGGCAAGGGCGTCAGATTCTCAAGGATTTATCGCGCTTGCCCTCCAGCACCACGTTCTGGCAATGGATTGCCCCCGGAGAATCGGATCAATCCAATCACTACCTTCCGGATCGCATCATCCTGCGTTGTCCAAAACGCATCACTCCGATGCAGCCCTTTTCCATCCAGGTGATCTGGATGTTGCGCGACGATGCGATGCAGACCATCACAGCGGAATACGACAAGGATTTAGAGCTGATCGACGTGACACACCAAAGCCTCAGTCCCGGGACGCTTCCGAATTGA
- a CDS encoding DUF1543 domain-containing protein → MSSAKKLFLVVLGGRCKGCHVEQHDVRWVVGETIDATLPALRKEWIGLRRGLHIDSYRCIDHADGHRIEVVEHAQDATSADASHLWFVNLGAYDPTSMAEQHAFGVIVARSSASAKARARQRWLQGKEQVHKDDLHPIDMDSSLDDLLPIQGNGQWHLKLIVDPDVGDAPVHPDWYGYLKI, encoded by the coding sequence ATGAGCAGCGCCAAGAAGCTGTTCCTGGTGGTGCTGGGGGGGCGTTGCAAGGGCTGCCACGTTGAGCAACACGATGTGCGCTGGGTCGTGGGCGAAACCATCGACGCAACGTTGCCAGCCCTGCGCAAGGAATGGATCGGCCTTCGCCGTGGCCTGCACATCGACAGCTACCGCTGCATCGACCATGCCGATGGACATCGCATTGAGGTTGTAGAGCACGCACAGGACGCAACTAGTGCCGATGCTTCGCATCTGTGGTTCGTCAACCTTGGCGCCTACGACCCCACATCAATGGCGGAGCAGCACGCCTTCGGGGTGATCGTGGCCCGTTCTTCAGCCTCTGCAAAAGCACGGGCACGCCAGCGTTGGCTGCAAGGTAAAGAACAGGTTCACAAGGATGATCTTCACCCTATCGACATGGACAGCAGCCTGGATGATCTGCTGCCGATTCAAGGCAATGGCCAGTGGCATTTGAAACTGATCGTGGATCCTGACGTTGGCGACGCACCAGTGCACCCCGATTGGTACGGCTACTTGAAGATCTGA
- a CDS encoding molecular chaperone DnaJ — protein MGRDPGLEAIQARQCLGLPLTGRLTVAQVKRAHKLLAVQHHPDKGGHPEVMTRFNTARDVLLEPEMEMLAA, from the coding sequence ATGGGGCGCGACCCCGGCCTCGAGGCGATTCAGGCCAGGCAGTGTCTTGGCCTGCCGCTGACTGGACGTTTGACCGTTGCCCAGGTGAAGCGGGCCCACAAACTTCTGGCTGTTCAACATCACCCCGACAAAGGGGGCCACCCTGAGGTGATGACGCGCTTCAACACAGCTCGCGATGTGCTGCTTGAGCCTGAGATGGAAATGCTTGCCGCCTGA
- a CDS encoding lipase family alpha/beta hydrolase: MLRCASCLRPNWIGWPPAGGFGWRRLLDRVDAAVRKLQSESPKGRVTLIGHSSGGVMLRPYLADQTFLGRRFNGAARCNRLITLGSPHQALRATPLRARVDREFPGCPEADRVDYVAVAGRLDPLGANASNFSRRSAARSYRQIIGDPDLEGDGLVPLPSALLRDARWIELADTAHGGLFGQSWYGSTDRIERWWSQLGD, from the coding sequence GTGCTGCGGTGCGCATCGTGCCTGCGTCCAAATTGGATTGGCTGGCCACCAGCTGGGGGCTTCGGTTGGCGTCGCCTGCTTGATCGTGTTGATGCCGCTGTGCGCAAGCTTCAAAGCGAGTCGCCTAAAGGGCGCGTTACCTTGATTGGTCACAGCTCCGGCGGGGTGATGTTGCGCCCCTATCTGGCCGATCAGACCTTTCTGGGACGCCGTTTCAACGGTGCAGCCCGATGCAATCGCCTGATTACTCTCGGCAGTCCCCATCAGGCCCTGCGTGCCACACCATTGCGGGCTCGTGTGGATCGTGAGTTTCCGGGTTGCCCTGAAGCCGATCGGGTGGACTACGTGGCGGTTGCGGGTCGGCTTGATCCGCTGGGAGCGAATGCATCCAATTTTTCGCGCCGCAGCGCTGCCCGCAGCTATCGCCAGATCATTGGCGACCCGGATCTGGAGGGGGACGGCCTGGTTCCCCTCCCATCAGCCCTGCTGCGGGATGCCCGTTGGATTGAGCTGGCTGATACGGCCCACGGCGGATTGTTCGGCCAAAGCTGGTACGGCTCCACCGATCGGATCGAGCGCTGGTGGTCGCAGCTCGGCGACTGA
- a CDS encoding methyltransferase domain-containing protein, translated as MTVVPVLKDSQRFKLDATDDAIFYSEPRFVHHLDAGFRARLTALYRERIPPCAQVLDLMSSWVSHLPDDVSYDNVIGHGLNAEELSANPRLDRHWVQNLNRDQTLPVEDASIDATLIVAGWQYLQQPEPIAAELWRITRPRGQVIVAFSNRMFFTKAPQVWTDGDDGDHLRYVAEVLMAQGWPQPEIVAEDTRAEGVMGLFGGKGDPFFAVVAEKPLY; from the coding sequence ATGACGGTAGTTCCTGTTCTGAAGGACTCCCAACGCTTCAAGTTGGACGCCACCGACGACGCGATCTTCTACAGCGAGCCGCGTTTCGTTCACCACCTGGATGCGGGTTTTCGGGCTCGGCTGACTGCCCTTTACCGCGAGCGCATTCCTCCCTGTGCCCAGGTGCTGGATCTGATGAGCAGTTGGGTGAGCCACCTGCCGGACGACGTCAGTTACGACAACGTCATCGGCCATGGCCTTAACGCTGAGGAGCTGAGTGCCAACCCCCGATTGGATCGGCACTGGGTTCAGAACCTCAACCGCGACCAAACCCTCCCGGTTGAGGATGCTTCGATCGACGCCACTCTGATCGTGGCCGGTTGGCAATACCTGCAACAGCCCGAGCCGATCGCCGCTGAGCTTTGGCGGATCACCCGTCCCCGGGGCCAGGTGATCGTGGCGTTTTCCAATCGAATGTTCTTCACCAAGGCTCCCCAGGTCTGGACCGATGGGGATGACGGTGATCACCTCCGTTATGTCGCTGAGGTGTTGATGGCACAGGGTTGGCCCCAGCCGGAGATCGTTGCCGAAGACACCCGCGCCGAGGGTGTGATGGGCTTGTTTGGCGGTAAGGGAGATCCTTTCTTTGCCGTCGTGGCCGAGAAACCTCTCTACTGA
- a CDS encoding chlorophyll a/b-binding protein yields the protein MSRPAFHYEEPERFGESLTTARPWNRSALTDVERLNGRVAMLGFLAAVVLEKATGLGIAGQLGAALHWYLLLG from the coding sequence ATGAGTCGGCCTGCTTTTCATTACGAAGAACCGGAACGCTTCGGCGAGTCGCTCACCACAGCACGCCCCTGGAACCGGTCTGCCCTGACCGATGTGGAGCGGCTCAATGGCCGGGTGGCCATGCTCGGTTTCTTGGCTGCCGTGGTGCTTGAAAAGGCCACAGGCTTGGGAATCGCGGGTCAGCTTGGTGCAGCCCTGCACTGGTACCTGCTGCTGGGTTGA
- a CDS encoding NUDIX hydrolase, with the protein MKPAVALAMLEREGRWLLQLRDDIDSIIYPGHWGLFGGHLDPGETASDAVHRELQEEIDWSPSLPLEPWFSDDSGNRVAHVFRGKLSVPLSQLQLKEGQEMKLVSLSGLVRDSIWSERQQELRPVAPRLSIVIERLLQESHDS; encoded by the coding sequence ATGAAGCCCGCCGTCGCCCTGGCCATGCTCGAGCGGGAGGGCCGATGGCTGCTCCAGCTGCGAGACGACATCGACTCAATCATTTACCCGGGCCACTGGGGGTTGTTCGGCGGCCATCTCGATCCGGGAGAGACAGCCAGCGACGCGGTGCACCGCGAGCTGCAGGAGGAGATCGATTGGTCACCCAGCCTTCCGCTGGAACCATGGTTCAGCGATGACAGCGGCAACCGGGTGGCCCACGTGTTCCGCGGAAAGCTCAGCGTGCCCCTGAGCCAACTGCAGTTGAAGGAAGGCCAGGAGATGAAGTTGGTCTCCCTCAGTGGTCTGGTGCGTGACTCGATCTGGAGTGAGCGGCAGCAGGAGCTCCGTCCCGTCGCCCCACGACTCTCGATCGTGATCGAACGGTTGCTGCAGGAAAGCCATGACAGCTGA
- a CDS encoding ABC transporter ATP-binding protein, with amino-acid sequence MTAETWLDLRNVEAWQGDRPVLHELNLQLKLRQSTTLLGPNGAGKSSLVKLIDRSLYPIVRPDAHLRLFGSETVNLWALRSRLGVVSSELEQRLHPKTAVEEVVVSSFFGATRLGRDQEPSVKQWEQARDLLDQLHLHSIRERCWGELSDGKRRRLLIARALVHQPEVLVLDEPSRALDLQACHQLLAILRRLIQGGTTVVQVTHRVDTIVPEMERVLFLAQGRIVSDGTPQEMLQPAELSELFNTPLNVVEAQGFRQVLPG; translated from the coding sequence ATGACAGCTGAAACCTGGCTCGATCTCCGCAACGTGGAGGCATGGCAGGGCGATCGCCCGGTGCTGCACGAGCTCAACCTGCAATTGAAACTGCGGCAGTCCACAACCTTGTTGGGGCCCAATGGCGCAGGCAAAAGCAGCCTGGTGAAACTGATCGACCGCAGCCTCTACCCCATCGTTCGCCCCGATGCTCATCTGCGGTTGTTTGGTAGCGAGACGGTGAACCTCTGGGCGCTGCGCAGCCGCCTGGGAGTGGTGTCGAGCGAGCTGGAACAGCGGCTTCATCCCAAAACAGCTGTTGAAGAGGTGGTGGTGAGCAGTTTTTTTGGGGCCACCCGGCTGGGCCGCGATCAGGAGCCAAGCGTTAAGCAGTGGGAGCAGGCGCGAGATCTGCTTGATCAACTGCACCTTCACAGCATCCGTGAACGCTGCTGGGGAGAGCTATCGGACGGAAAGCGACGCCGCCTGTTGATCGCTCGCGCCCTGGTTCACCAACCCGAGGTGCTGGTGCTGGATGAACCGAGCCGCGCCCTCGACCTCCAGGCCTGCCATCAATTGCTGGCGATCCTGCGGCGCTTGATCCAAGGGGGAACCACGGTGGTGCAGGTCACCCATAGGGTCGACACGATCGTGCCGGAAATGGAACGGGTGCTGTTTCTGGCGCAGGGACGCATCGTTAGTGATGGAACTCCGCAGGAGATGCTGCAGCCCGCCGAGCTGAGTGAACTGTTCAACACCCCGCTCAACGTGGTTGAAGCCCAAGGCTTTCGCCAGGTTCTTCCGGGATAG